From Drosophila suzukii chromosome 2R, CBGP_Dsuzu_IsoJpt1.0, whole genome shotgun sequence, a single genomic window includes:
- the Khc-73 gene encoding kinesin-like protein KIF13A isoform X4 — translation MSSDKIKVAVRVRPFNRREIELGTKCIVEMEKQQTILQNPPPLEKIERKQPKTFAFDHCFYSLNPEDNNFASQETVFDAVGRGILDNAFQGYNACIFAYGQTGSGKSYTMMGSQESKGIIPRLCDLLFSAIANKSTPELMYKVEVSYMEIYNEKVHDLLDPKPNKQSLKVREHNVMGPYVDGLSQLAVTSYQDIDNLMTEGNKSRTVAATNMNAESSRSHAVFSVVLTQILTDQATGVSGEKVSRMSLVDLAGSERAVKTGAVGDRLKEGSNINKSLTTLGLVISKLADQSNGKKSGNDKFVPYRDSVLTWLLKDNLGGNSRTVMVATISPSADNYEETLSTLRYADRAKRIVNHAVVNEDPNARIIRELRHEVETLRSMLKHATGSPVGDVQDKLAESENLMKQISQTWEEKLVKTERIQNERQQALEKMGISVQASGIKVEKNKYYLVNLNADPSLNELLVYYLKERTLIGGRSISGQQPDIQLSGLGIQPEHCVITIEDSGLYMEPVQGARCFVNGSAAVEKTPLQNGDRILWGNHHFFRVNSPKSNNTSMCASEPQTPAQLIDYNFARDEIMQNEMSNDPIQTAIARLERQHEEDKQVALEKQRQEYERQFQQLRNILSPSTPYAPYAPYDPLRMGKITPNTPTSQMRVEKWAQERDEMFRRSLGQLKTDIMRANSLVQEANFLAEEMEKKTKFSVTLQIPPANLSPNRRRGAFVSEPAILVKRTNSGSQIWTMEKLENKLIDMREMYQDHKERVLNGLPLIEPFSDDEYDDKDEDSSKPQDPFYESQENHNLIGVANIFLEVLFHDVKLDYHTPIISQQGEVAGRLQVEVERIAGQMPQDRMCESVSESSGDSRDEYDDPVDPTSNQITCRVTIKCASGLPLSLSNFVFCQYTFWGHQEMVVPVINAESTAHDQNMVFKFEHTQDFTVTINEEFLEHCIEGALSIEVWGHRSAGFSKTKGWEVEQQQAKARSLVDRWAELSRKIELWVEIHELNDNGEYSPVEVTNRNEVLTGGIYQLRQGQQRRVNVRVKPVQNSGTLPIICQSIVNVAIGSVTVRSRLQRPLDSYQEEDLTVLREKWSEALGRRRQYLDQQIQMLIKKEEKNEQERERELSLVHQWVSLTEERNAVLVPAPGSGIPGAPASWEPPSGMEPHVPVLFLNLNGDDLSAQNTNDELSVAGINSILSKEHGHKFYTLQILQHLDKDVCCVASWDSSMHDSQALNRVTEANERVYLILRTTVRLSHPAPMDLVLRKRLSINIKKGQTLTDRLKKFRLVRGENAIWQSGVTYEVVSNIPKASEELEDRESLAQLAASGDDCSASDGETYIEKYTRGVSAVESILTLDRLRQNVAVKELETAHGQPLSMRKTVSVPNFSQQLISKLTQIMRFDASMESLLNVGRSESFADLNNSALGSKFTPGHSPAGAGGVIRNRHSFGGKGSSDDSPGKAFGIGSISLLSARPTFLNLNLNLNTLRIAPTKPSPATSKLLGMRMTTLHEEPLGGHRSLDEEPEDSYSDSEYTAEYEQERQQNRSLATRSRLTASKTMDSFMDVSSHSNQSYLSYTSSANANMKHLTGLATLSMSSSTSSGYGSQAVSCNNLSNEDIASMRSMSIDETPDFDRVNSNSPPNRQARVNPFLKDMPKAKAQEKPEPQAKKLQETFTHPLEQVETRENAQSDEDEREQLPKNNNNNEDLVEEPQLQSNETELEEAEPQTESQTELATDNQNGNRSSDEVSHSSEELLEGDGIVREELPAGKVVRRKKSNIQTPSNGNSNNNNNNNSTSQAPRINHRASVAKMEGLAAYMDSSIMSSSTEVDDESKDVELILPDWIVVGESVLIRPYNTSGVIRFVGTTEFQPGAWIGVELDTPTGKNDGSVKGIQYFQCKPKHGMFVRSDKLMLDKRGKAMRAYKAAEKSNSISKEMSTSMTGSMTGSMTRSKSRGDSLNLSARK, via the exons ATGTCAAGTGATAAGATCAAAGTCGCCGTAAGGGTGCGACCCTTCAATCGCCGTG AAATCGAACTGGGTACAAAATGTATCGTGGAAATGGAAAAACAGCAGACGATACTGCAGAATCCGCCGCCGCTGGAAAAAATCGAAAG AAAACAACCAAAGACATTTGCATTCGACCACTGCTTCTACTCATTAAACCCCGAGGACAACAACTTTGCGTCCCAGGAGACAGTATTCGATGCCGTGGGACGTGGAATTCTGGATAATGCATTCCAGGGCTATAATGCGTGCATATTCGCTTACGGCCAGACGG GCTCTGGCAAGTCCTACACGATGATGGGCAGCCAGGAGAGCAAGGGCATCATTCCGCGTCTGTGCGACCTGCTCTTCTCGGCCATAGCCAACAAATCCACGCCCGAGCTGATGTACAAGGTGGAGGTGTCCTACATGGAGATTTACAACGAGAAGGTCCACGATCTGCTCGATCCCAAGCCGAACAAACAGTCGCTTAAGGTGCGCGAGCACAATGTCATGGGTCCGTATGTGGACGGCCTGTCGCAGCTGGCCGTGACATCCTACCAGGACATCGACAACCTCATGACCGAGGGCAACAAGTCGCGCACGGTGGCCGCCACGAACATGAACGCCGAGTCTTCGCGCTCCCATGCCGTCTTCTCGGTGGTCCTCACTCAGATACTCACGGATCAGGCGACGGGCGTCAGCGGCGAGAAGGTGTCCCGCATGTCCCTGGTGGATTTGGCTGGCTCCGAGCGAGCTGTGAAAACGGGAGCAGTTGGCGACCGTCTCAAGGAAGGCTCCAACATCAACAA ATCTCTGACCACACTGGGGCTGGTCATCTCCAAACTGGCCGACCAGTCCAACGGCAAGAAGAGCGGCAATGACAAATTCGTGCCCTACCGCGACTCCGTGCTCACGTGGCTGCTGAAGGATAATCTGGGCGGCAACTCCAGGACAGTGATGGTGGCCACAATTTCACCCTCGGCAGACAACTACGAGGAAACGCTGTCCACGCTGCGTTATGCGGATCGGGCCAAGCGTATTGTCAACCATGCTGTGGTCAACGAAGATCCCAATGCCCGCATCATTCGTGAGCTGCGACACGAAGTGGAGACGCTCCGAAGTATGCTGAAGCATGCCACTGGGTCACCGGTGGGCGATGTCCAGGACAAGCTGGCCGAGAGCGAGAACCTGATGAAGCAGATCTCGCAGACCTGGGAGGAGAAGCTCGTAAAGACAGAACGCATTCAGAACGAACGGCAGCAGGCGCTCGAAAAGATGGGCATTAGTGTGCAGGCTAGTGGCATCAAGGTGGAGAAAAACAAGTACTACTTGGTCAATTTGAATGCCGATCCGTCCCTCAATGAGTTGCTGGTCTACTACCTGAAG GAACGCACACTGATCGGCGGACGCAGCATCAGTGGGCAGCAGCCTGATATTCAACTTTCCGGCCTGGGCATCCAGCCCGAGCACTGTGTGATCACCATCGAGGACAGTGGACTATACATGGAGCCTGTGCAAGGAGCACGTTGCTTTGTCAACGGATCGGCAGCAGTGGAAAAGACGCCGCTGCAGAACGGCGACCGTATCCTGTGGGGCAACCACCACTTTTTCCGCGTTAACTCGCCGAAGAGTAACAACACTAGCATGTGTGCCTCGGAGCCCCAGACGCCGGCGCAACTGATTGATTACAATTTCGCACGCGATGAGATTATGCAGAACGAGATGAGCAACGACCCTATCCAGACGGCCATTGCTCGGCTGGAACGTCAGCACGAGGAAGATAAGCAGGTGGCGCTTGAGAAGCAACGGCAGGAGTACGAGCGCCAGTTTCAACAGCTGCGCAATATTCTGTCCCCCAGTACACCGTATGCGCCCTATGCACCGTACGATCCACTGCGCATGGGCAAGATTACCCCGAATACTCCCACTTCGCAGATGCGGGTGGAAAAGTGGGCGCAG GAACGCGATGAGATGTTCCGGCGCAGTCTGGGCCAGCTGAAAACGGATATTATGCGTGCGAATTCTCTGGTACAGGAGGCCAACTTCCTGGCAGAGGAGATGGAGAAGAAGACCAAGTTCTCCGTCACCCTGCAGATTCCGCCGGCCAATCTGAGTCCCAATAGGCGGCGTGGGGCCTTCGTCAGCGAACCGGCCATTCTGGTGAAGCGCACAAACTCCGGCAGCCAGATCTGGACGATGGAGAAGCTGGAAAACAAGCTGATCGATATGCGCGAAATGTACCAGGACCACAAGGAGCGCGTGCTTAACGGATTG CCCCTTATAGAGCCATTCTCAGATGACGAGTACGACGACAAG GACGAGGACAGCTCCAAGCCGCAGGATCCGTTCTACGAGTCGCAGGAGAACCACAATCTCATTGGCGTTGCCAATATATTCCTGGAGGTTCTCTTCCACGACGTCAAGCTGGACTACCACACGCCCATCATCAGCCAGCAAGGCGAGGTGGCGGGTCGTCTGCAGGTGGAGGTTGAGCGGATTGCTGGGCAGATGCCGCAAGATCGCATGTGTGAGTCGGTCTCAGAGTCCTCCGGCGATTCTCGGGATGAGTACGACGACCCCGTGGATCCCACATCCAATCAGATTACCTGCCGTGTGACCATCAAGTGTGCCAGTGGGCTACCATTGTCGCTTTCCAACTTCGTCTTTTGCCAGTACACCTTCTGGGGTCACCAAGAGATGGTTGTACCGGTCATAAATGCCGAGTCAACGGCCCACGATCAGAACATGGTCTTCAAGTTCGAGCACACGCAGGACTTCACGGTTACCATTAACGAAGAGTTTTTGGAGCATTGCATCGAGGGAGCCCTGTCCATCGAAGTGTGGGGCCATCGCAGTGCCGGCTTCTCTAAGACAAAGGGCTGGGAAGTGGAGCAGCAGCAGGCCAAGGCCCGTTCGCTGGTCGATCGCTGGGCGGAGCTGTCGCGCAAGATCGAGCTTTGGGTGGAGATCCACGAGCTTAACGACAACGGCGAGTACTCGCCCGTGGAGGTTACCAATCGGAACGAGGTCCTGACCGGCGGCATCTACCAGTTGCGTCAGGGTCAGCAGCGACGAGTAAATGTGCGGGTGAAGCCAGTACAGAACTCTGGCACTCTGCCCATCATCTGTCAGTCGATTGTGAACGTTGCCATTGGAAGTGTGACGGTGCGATCTCGGTTGCAGCGACCACTGGATTCATACCAGGAAGAGGATCTGACCGTGCTGCGCGAAAAGTGGAGCGAGGCCTTGGGACGAAGGCGTCAATACCTGGACCAGCAAATCCAGATGCTTATTAAAAAGGAGGAGAAGAACGAGCAGGAACGGGAGCGCGAACTGAGCCTGGTGCATCAGTGGGTTTCGCTGACGGAGGAGCGTAACGCGGTGCTGGTGCCGGCTCCCGGATCAGGAATTCCCGGAGCTCCCGCTTCGTGGGAACCACCGTCGGGAATGGAGCCCCATGTGCCCGTCCTCTTCCTCAACCTGAACGGCGACGATCTGTCGGCACAGAACACCAACGACGAGCTCTCCGTTGCCGGCATCAATTCCATTCTGTCCAAGGAACATGGACATAAGTTCTATACGCTGCAAATCCTGCAGCACCTGGACAAAGATGTGTGCTGTGTGGCTAGCTGGGACTCGTCGATGCACGACAGCCAGGCCCTGAACCGCGTCACTGAGGCCAACGAGCGCGTCTATCTCATTCTGCGCACCACGGTGCGCCTGTCGCATCCAGCTCCCATGGATCTCGTGCTCCGCAAGCGTCTGAGCATAAACATCAAGAAGGGCCAAACACTAACCGATCGGCTAAAGAAATTCCGACTTGTGAGGGGCGAGAATGCAATTTGGCAGAGCGGCGTCACCTATGAGGTGGTCTCCAACATTCCAAAGGCGTCCGAGGAGCTTGAGGATCGCGAATCGCTGGCACAGTTGGCTGCCAGTGGAGACGATTGCTCGGCGAGCGACGGCGAAACATACATAG AGAAATACACGCGTGGCGTTTCGGCGGTGGAGAGCATACTGACCCTGGATCGTCTGCGGCAAAACGTGGCGGTCAAGGAGCTGGAGACGGCCCACGGACAGCCGCTAAGCATGCGCAAGACCGTCAGTGTGCCGAACTTCTCGCAG CAACTCATAAGTAAACTTACGCAGATTATGCGCTTCGATGCATCGATGGAGTCGCTGCTGAACGTGGGACGATCCGAGTCCTTTGCCGATCTCAATAACAGTGCGTTGGGCAGCAAATTTACGCCAG GTCACAGCCCAGCAGGAGCAGGCGGGGTCATCCGGAATCGCCACAGCTTTGGCGGCAAAGGTAGCAGCGATGACTCTCCCGGAAAAGCCTTTGGCATTG GCTCGATATCTCTGCTGTCAG CGCGTCCAACATTTTTGAATCTCAATTTGAACTTGAACACATTGAGAATTGCGCCAACGAAAC CTTCGCCAGCAACCAGTAAGCTGCTAGGCATGCGTATGACCACGTTGCACGAGGAGCCTTTGGGTGGTCACAGATCCCTGGACGAGGAGCCGGAGGACAGCTACAGCGACTCGGAGTACACCGCCGAGTATGAACAGGAGAGGCAGCAGAACCGAAGCTTGGCCACGCGTTCCCGACTCACGGCTTCCAAGACCATGGACTCTTTCATGGATGTCAGCAGCCATTCGAACCAGAGCTACTTGAGCTACACGTCCAGTGCCAATGCGAACATGAAGCACCTGACCGGCCTGGCCACGCTGAGCATGAGCTCCTCCACTAGCAGTGGCTACGGCTCTCAGGCGGTCTCGTGCAATAATCTGAGCAACGAGGATATTGCTTCAATGCGTTCCATGAGCATTGATGAGACGCCAG ACTTCGATCGAGTCAACTCGAATTCGCCCCCGAACCGACAGGCACGAGTCAATCCCTTCCTCAAGGACATGCCCAAAGCCAAAGCACAGGAGAAACCGGAACCGCAGGCCAAGAAGCTGCAGGAAACCTTCACGCATCCGTTGGAGCAGGTGGAGACCAGGGAAAACGCACAAAGCGACGAGGATGAGCGCGAACAGCTGCCAAAgaataacaacaacaatgagGACTTGGTCGAGGAGCCGCAGCTGCAATCCAATGAAACGGAGCTGGAGGAAGCTGAGCCGCAAACCGAGTCACAAACAGAGCTTGCCACAGACAATCAGAACGGCAACAGGTCCTCCGATGAGGTAAGCCACAGTTCCGAGGAGCTTCTGGAAGGCGATGGCATCGTCCGGGAGGAGTTGCCCGCTGGAAAGGTGGTGCGGCGCAAGAAGTCCAACATCCAGACTCCGAGCAATGGCAacagcaataacaacaacaacaataacagcaCAAGTCAGGCACCGCGCATCAATCATCGAGCTTCGGTGGCCAAAATGGAGGGTTTGGCCGCGTACATGGACTCCAGCATCATGTCCAGCAGCACAGAAGTTGATG ATGAGAGCAAGGATGTGGAACTAATCCTGCCCGATTGGATTGTGGTGGGCGAGTCGGTGCTGATCCGACCCTATAATACAAGCGGCGTCATCCGCTTTGTGGGCACCACGGAGTTCCAGCCCGGCGCCTGGATAGGCGTTGAACTGGACACGCCCACCGGCAAGAACGACGGCAGCGTGAAGGGCATTCAGTATTTCCAGTGCAAGCCCAAGCACGGCATGTTTGTGCGCTCCGACAAGCTGATGCTGGACAAGCGCGGCAAGGCGATGCGAGCTTACAAGGCCGCCGAGAAGAGCAACAGCATCAGCAAAG AGATGAGTACCTCGATGACGGGATCGATGACTGGCTCGATGACACGCTCCAAGAGCCGCGGCGATTCGCTAAACCTTTCGGCGCGCAAATGA